One window of the Marmota flaviventris isolate mMarFla1 chromosome 2, mMarFla1.hap1, whole genome shotgun sequence genome contains the following:
- the Prnd gene encoding prion-like protein doppel: MKKHLGTWGLAVVCVLLFNHLSAIKARGIKHRIKWNRKSVPSTVQITEAQVAQNPPGAFIKQGRKLHIDFGAEGNKYYEANYWQFPDGIYYDGCSEANVTKEVFIAKCINATQAANQAEFSREKQDNKLHQRVLWRLIKELCSVKHCDFWLEGGAGFHLSVDQPLMLCLLVFIWLIVK, from the coding sequence ATGAAGAAGCACCTGGGCACATGGGGGTTGGCTGTTGTCTGCGTCCTGCTCTTCAACCATCTCTCCGCCATCAAGGCGAGGGGCATCAAGCACAGAATCAAGTGGAACCGGAAGTCTGTGCCCAGCACCGTCCAGATCACAGAAGCCCAGGTAGCCCAGAACCCCCCAGGAGCCTTCATCAAGCAAGGCCGAAAGCTCCACATCGACTTCGGAGCTGAGGGCAACAAATACTACGAGGCCAACTACTGGCAGTTCCCCGACGGGATCTACTACGACGGCTGCTCCGAAGCCAACGTGACCAAGGAGGTGTTCATCGCCAAGTGCATCAATGCTACCCAGGCAGCAAACCAGGCCGAGTTTTCCCGGGAGAAACAGGACAATAAGCTTCACCAGCGGGTCCTGTGGCGGCTGATCAAAGAGCTCTGCTCAGTGAAGCACTGCGACTTCTGGTTGGAAGGGGGAGCCGGATTCCATCTTTCCGTGGACCAGCCATTGATGCTCTGCCTGCTGGTCTTCATTTGGCTCATCGTGAAATAA